CACGTTGCGCACCGAACCGGTGTAGGCACCGGTGGAGAAGAGCCCGATGAACCGGCGCTCACCGTTCACGTTGCCCTGCGCGTCGAAGCTCTTGATGCCGATGTAGTCAAGGTACGCCGCTCGGTGAACGGTGGAGCGGGAGTTGGCCTTGGTGATGACCAGTGCGCGCTTTTCGCGGGCCTTCGCCCTGCCTGCGCTGGTCAGGTGCTGGACCCGGCCGGCCACGGAGGCACGGCTCAGCAGTCCCAGTCCCTTGTCTTCGCTGACGCGCAGGACGTCCTCGCCGTTTTCGTTAATGAGGTCGTATTCGCGGTAGCCCAGAAAGGTGAAGTTGCCGTTGTCCAACCAGGACAGCAGTTCGCGGGCCTGCTGCAGGTCGGGGATGTCGCCGGCGTTCGCGGCCTCGCCGAGGGAACGGGAAACCTCGTGGACCTTGGCGCGCATGGCGGGCCAGTCCGTAACTGCCAGCCGCACATCCTCAAGGACCTTGCGCAGCCCTTCGGTGAGCTCATCCCGCCGTGTTTCGTCGGGGAGGCGTCCGATCTCAACGGAAATCCAGGACTCGATGCGGGTGGTTTCATCCTGCCGCCCCAGCAGGGCTGACAGATTCGGCAGTGCCGCGGTGTCGCCGCTGGAGACCCCGGCGGCAGCCGGCACGCGGTGCACGGCCTGCAGTTCTCCGCTTTCCCGGTCGCGGCTGACCAGGAAGGTGGGATGCACAACGAGCCGGATCGCGGCATTTTGCCGGACAATTTCCGCTGTCACGGAATCCACCAGGAACGGCATGTCGTCGGTGACGATCAGGACTACGCTGGCATCGCCCTGATCGAAGACGGATACGGAGGCCTGGCCCTCGGGCCGCAGCGACCCCAACGCACGGTGACGTTCGGCCCTTTCGCGCAGGGTTGAGCGCGGATATCCGTCTGCGTCTTCCCCTGCCAGATGCTCGTAGTAGTTCCCTGTGAATTCGTCCAGGGAATCGTCGGTACCTGATAGATCCGGAATACGGGATCCAGACGACATGTAATACGCCTCCGTTATAGCCTTCTTACCTCCCGCTTCTTTGCGGTTGGCCTCACTCGAGCCTATCCCGCAAGAATGAAAAGGTCACTTTGCAGCGGACATCACCCGCTTGGAACGGCGCCGGGAGGACACCCTGACGTTGGCGAGCGCAGCGATTGCGTGCCGAAGGGGCGAGGACGGCGCCGTTTCCAGCAGTGCGGAACCCGCAAGCAGTGCGGCGTCCACGGTGGAGAAGTCAGCGGGCAGGAACGCGGTAACCGGTATTCCGGGTCCGAACCTCTCCCAGGCATCACTCAGCTGCCGCTCCGGGGAGCGCCCGACGGCGGCGGAACGGACCTTGTTCAGCACCACCTTGGGTGCCGAGCCCGGTACTGCCGCTTCCAATTCGGCGAGCGCCCGGACCAGTCGTGGAACGCCCACCGAGTCTGCCGCCCCGACGGCATACACGGTATCGGCCAGTTCCAGGGCCCGCAGCGTGGCGCCGTTCCGGCGCGGCGCCAGGGTGTCGAAGCTCAACTCCTCATCGGCTTCCAAGCTGAATCCGCAATCTATGACGATCAGGTCGGCCACCTTGCGTGCCTGCTCCAGGACCAGGCCCAAGGCGGTGGGTCGCAACTCGATCCAGCGGTCCGAGCGCGTGATCCCGGTGAGCACCAAGAGCCGCTGCCCTTTCAGCGACACGCTAAGCGTGCTGCGGAGCAGTGACTGCGGGTCGAGCAGGCCCTGGTCGGCCAGCCGGCAGGCCTGGGCCACGCCTGCGGATTCGTCCAGCAGCCCCAGGCTCGCGGCGACGGAGGATCCATAGGTGTCGGCGTCAACCAGCAGCACTGTCTTTCCGTCCGCTGCGGCTTCCGCTGCAAAGTTCACGGCCACCGTCGTTCGTCCCGGCGCGCCCGTCGGCCCCCAGACTGCGACAACGGTTCCCGCAGCCCGGATGTCATCCCCGGACTCCTGTCCCCGGTCGCCGTCCTCTCCGCCGTCGGTCCTGGCGTTGGTCCTGCCGGCGGCAGAGTCGCCCCGCCCCGCTCCGCGGTCGGGGGCTCCGGCGGCATCGAGCGACCAGGTGCGCAGTGCTGCCGAGGGATCGGCCAGCAGCGTGGAGGCACTGCGGCCGTCCATCCGGCCCACTGCGTCTGACACCAGGTCCGAGAGCAGTTCGGCGGCGGATCCGCGGGGAGCGTGGGCGATGCTCAGCGCATCGAGGCGCTGTTGGGAGCCTTCCTCATCCGCCAGCACGAGCAGGGCCACGCCGGTGGCGGCAAGACGCTCGGCAAGGGCGGCGGTGACCTCGCCGGCGTCGTCGGCCACGATCGCCGCCCGGGCGATGCCGCTCTGGCAAGCTGCGATCAGTTCTGACAGCTCGGCGCAGCGGCGGACCACAGTGACCGGCCCGTGAAGTCGCTCCAGGTCCCCGACCAGGTTGGTGACACCGTTGCCCACCGTCACGACCGGAATATTCATGATCCTGCACCTGGATTCAGGACCACGGCTATTTTGGCGCCGTTCGACTGGGCGCTAAGGAGTCCGGCCAAGTCGTCGTCCTCCACCAGGACCAGGAGCTGCGTGGACCGGCTGGCACCCAGCACCGACTCGTCGACCGTAAGTTCTGAGATTTCGGCAGCGGTAAGGATCTGCTGTGGTTCCTTGAAGCCGTTGCGCTCATTCGGCAGCGCCACCCAAACGTCAACCCGCGACCCCGCTTCGGTTCCGCTCGGAAGAATGTCGTCGACACGCAGTCCCACCGGCTTCCGGTCCAGGTCATCCGCGGTGCCGAGGTCGGTGCGGGCCACCAGCTCGCCTTTCCGCAGCAGCCCCGACGCCACGGCGTTTTCAGGTATTCCCTCGGCCGCAGGCAGGTAGGAACCGGAGACGTCACCCAGCCGGACGGGAACCACGGCGAGATCCTGGGCGCTGACCGATGAACCCACCGGAATGTTCTCGTCAACGACGAACACCTCAGTGGTTTGGTCCGCGGAGCCCACGAGTGCAACGACGCCCGCGGTGGAGGCCAGCACCAGCATTATGCCGAGCAGCAGGCGCGGATCTTTCCACGACGGTTTTTTCAGGCGCGGTGCGGACGGCTGCACGGTTGTAGTGAGACTCATTTTTCCCCCTGGTAACACCGGAGTCCGGGGCTGCATGGCACCGGACGGGCAATCGCTGCCATTGTTGACCACAATTCGGCGGAAGGAAACGGTGATTTTTCGGAAACTTCAAAGTGTGGATAACTTCGCCGGTCCGGCTGCCGGAGTGGGAGACTGAATGCGACAGTGCGTCGGATGGATCCGGCGGATGGATAGGGTGGATGGATGTTGAGGTGGATACGTGGGTGAGAAGCGGTTCCTGACACTGGCCGATGTCGGCGAGGTGTTGAACATATCCTCGTCACAGACATACGCCCTGGTGAGGTCGGGGGAACTCCCAGCCATCCAGATTGGCGGGCGGGGGCAGTGGCGGGTGGAATCCCGTGTCTTGGAGGAATTCATCGCCGACGCCTATCGCCGCTCTGCTGCCGTACAGCGCGACGACGCATCCGAAAGGGCCGCCTCCGAGCAGTAGCCCCGCTGGTTTCCCGCCTGGGCGCTGCCCGTGACTTGCTTATTTCCCGCCTGGGCGCGCTTATTTCCTGCTAGGGCGCTGCCCCCTGCCGAGCCGATTTCCTGCACATTTCCCGCCTGGGCGCTGCCCGTGCCGGCCCGCGCCCAATCGTTAGACGGCCGAGCAGACCGCCGCCACCGCTCGCAGGGGGACGGTGAAGACTCCGCGGACGTTGCCTTGCCGCCGAGGTTCGCCGCGGGGAGTCAGCGACAGTTCGAAAAAATCCTTTCCGACCCGGTCTACGCTGCCATCCAGGGCAGAGGCGGGCGGCTGCCCTGCCAAGTACACCTGCACGGCCGCGCGGTCACGGGACAGGCCCCGCAGCGCGGACGCCAGCCCCAGCCGTGCCGCTGGTGCATCCACTGTGGAAAAGCGGTCCATTCCGCCGATCAGCACCACGTGGTCAAGCGCAATGACCGACGAGCGCCGTTCACCGTCCAAGCCGATCCACCCGCGGCCCACATGGCTGAGTTCCCCTTCGAAGGCCCCGCATGGACCGACGTCCACCTTCAGGTACCGTCCGGTCTGGCTGTGCAGCCGGCCCGCCAGGTCCATGCCGGCAAAATCGGTCCGAAGCCGCTCGGAAACCTCAGCGTCCTGCACCAGCTGGTGAGCAGAGGCCATTTGGGCCTCCATGTCGGCAAAAAGGGCGTCCCATCGCATGTGCACAGGCTAGCCGCTGCTCTCCGCACCTACTACCACGGGCCCAGGCAAACAATCTCAAAATCACCCTAGACACCGGGGCAACCGCACTGTAGACAAGTCCCACCAAACGATCTAGAAGCCATCAAACAGCGTTATCCATTATCAAACGGCAACAAACTGCATCAAACTGCATCTTTCCGGCAGCGAAATCCACCGATCGGTAGCGGCGGACCGGGCCGCCGAGGTGGATAGATACCCAGGATGAAGGAGACGCCGCGTGGACAAGGCTGGCGCCCGAGACGAAGGAGGACCCGAATGAAACACCTGCTGCGGGACCTCCTCGTTCTGGGTGCCGGAATCGCCGCCTCCGCCGTCCTGCTGTGGGCCGGGCTGGCGACGCTGCCGGATTCGGTAAGCCTCCTCCAGGGATCGGTGTCATCCCTGCAGGGGCTGGCGGGCTTCGCTGCCGCTGCGGCGGGTCTTCTCATCGCCCTTTGGTGGAGTCTGGGGCTGGTCCTGGCCGTCCTATCCGCCCTGCTGCAGAAAGCCGGACATGCGGCAGCCGCTGCAGCTGCCGGCGCCTTGGCTCCCGCCTTTATGAAGCGACTCGCTGCCGCTGCCATCGGCCTGAACCTCGTGGCCGGCGCCGGTGCCGCCCAGGCAGCCGATCCGTTGCCTGCGAATCCGGGGCAGAGCGTCTCCATGCTGCAAAACCCGCTGGATGCCGCGGTGCATCCCCAGTGGAACCCCACACTGGTGCTGCCGGAACGCGGCTTGGGTCCGGCAGGCACCGGAACGGTTGCCGGCAACTCAGCGGAGCCGTCACCCACTGACAGTCCGGCGAATCCGCAGTGGAAGCCTCGGGCGCAGGAAGTGACGCCAAACGTTTTTATCCGTCCCGGACGCACCGATGCATCCGGGCGGGCAGTGGTCCGCTCGGGAGACTCCTTGTGGAGCCTCGCCGCCGAACAGCTTGGCCCTCTAGCCACGGACGCTGAAATCGCTGCCCACTGGCCGCGCTGGTACGAACGGAACCGGGACGTTATTGGCGCTGACCCGGACCTGATTCTGCCCGGCCAGATCTTCGCGGTGCCCGAAGTGCCCGAAGTGCCCCGCCAATAACGAAGTCTCCAACCTCGCGCAGCACCCGGGCACCGGCACTGCTGCTGCAGTGCGCCTTGCCCCGGCGTTTCACCGACCGTGCCTTCGTCATACCTCCGGTACCGCCGCTCATTCCACAGCGGACTTCCAGGAAAGGACAGCACCATGACCACCGTCATTACATTTCCAGTCCAAGAGGCAGCGGACGAGCTGGCCACCGCGTCGGGGGCTCCGCGTCCGCTCACCGTGCACCGCATTCCGGTTACAGGCTATTCGCCGGCCGGAGCTCCACCGGTCAAGCTGCGCCCCCGGCAGCCCGCCCCGCAGGCGGCTAAACCCGCCGATTCCAGCCCGGCGACGCAGGACCAGGCTCACTGGCACAGCACCCCTGAGGACGACGCGCGGGTGAACGCCATAGCCCGGTCCGTCACCCAAGCGGCGCTGGAAGTACTCGGCGGAACCCGGCCGCTTCAGCAGATGGCCCGGTGGCTCGATCCCCCGAGCTTCGAGCGTCTGCAGCTGCGCGCCAATCTGGTCCGCAGCAGGGAACTGGGTGCCGCAGGAGGGACCGGGTCCAGGGCTGGAACCGGGGCAGCCGCCAGGCAGGGAACGCGCACGATGCCGGTGCGCCTGCACCGGCAGGTCGTGATCCGCTGCTGCCGAATCTGCCCCGTCTCGGAAGGCATCTACGAAGCATCGGTCGTAGCGGCCGAACAAAGCAGAGTCCGCGCCGCGGCTCTTCGTATAGAGCTGCGGCGCGGACTCTGGAAGGTCACGGCCCTGGAGATCGGTTAGATCCCGTTACTGCGGAGCACGGTTACTTGCGGCGCTTGGACTTCTTCGGAGCCGCATTCGGCGTCTTTCGACCCTGGGCATCCGCAGCCGGTGCAGAACCCGCGGTCTTGGCTGCGCCTGTCTTGCCGCCGGCTTTCGCCGGTTTGGCGGATGCAGCCCGCTCCACCCGGGTCTCCACGCCGCCTTCGGTGTTGGGTGCAGAGAACTGCAGGCTCGCGGGACGCTGCGGTGCTTCAAGACCAGCAGCCGTGATGGTCGGCTGGCCGACCACACTGCGGCCGTCCTTCAGACCGGCAAGAGCCGGAGGAACGTCAGCGGCCGGCGGGTTCACCTTCACTTCTGCGTTGAACAGGTAGCCAATGGACTCCTCGCGGATGGCTTCGGTCATGGTCTGGAACATGACAAAACCTTCGCGCTGGTACTCCACCAGGGGATCGCGCTGCGCCATGGCGCGCAGGCCAATACCCTCCTTGAGATAGTCCATCTCGTAGAGGTGTTCCTGCCATTTGCGCCCGATCACGGAGAGCACTACGCGGCGCTCCAGTTCGCGCATGGCGGGAGCGCCCAGCGCGGCCTCCCGTGCCTGATAGGCCAGCTTCGCGTCGGAGAGGATTTCCTCCTGCAGGAATTCCCGGGTGACCTTGGCGCGTCCTCCGGCTTCGTCGACCACTTCGTCAATGGTCAGGCCCACCGGGTACAGGGTCTTGAGGTTGGTCCACAGCTGCTCGTAGTCCCAGTCGTCCCCGTGCCCCTCGGCAGTGGCTTCGTTGACGATTGACGTGACAACGTCCTCCAGGAAGAAGCCGATTTTCTCCTGCAGATCATCGCCTTCCAGGATCCGGCGGCGGTCGCCGTAGATGGCTTCGCGCTGGCGGTTCAGGACGTCGTCGTACTTCAGGACGTTCTTGCGCTGCTCGGCGTTCCGGCCCTCGACCTGCCCCTGGGCATTCTGGATGGCTTTCGAGACGAGCTTGGATTCCAGTGCGACGTCGTCGGGCATGGACGAGCTGTTCATGATCCGCTCGGCGGCGCCTGAGTTGAACAGCCGCATGAGGTCGTCGGTCAGCGACAGGTAGAAGCGTGACTCCCCCGGGTCTCCCTGACGGCCGGAACGGCCGCGGAGCTGGTTGTCGATGCGGCGGGACTCGTGCCGTTCGGTGCCCAGCACGTAGAGGCCGCCAAGGTCAATGACTTCCTGCTGTTCAGCGGCCACGGCCTTGCGTGCCTTTTCGAGGGCGTCCGGCCAGGCGGCTTCGTACTCATCCGGGTTCTCGCTCGGATCCAGTCCCCGTCGTTCCAGTTCGGAGATGGCATTGAACTCGGCGTTGCCGCCGAGCATGATGTCAGTGCCTCGGCCGGCCATGTTGGTGGCGACGGTGACGGCGCCCTTGCGTCCGGCCTGGGCCACGATGGCAGCTTCACGGGCGTGGTTCTTGGCGTTAAGGACCTCGTGCCGGATGCCGGCCTTGGCCAGCTGCTTGGAGAGGTACTCGCTCTTTTCGACGCTGGTGGTGCCCACCAGGATCGGCTGGCCGGCGGCGTGGCGCTCGGCAATGTCCTGGACGACGGCGTCGAACTTGGCGATTTCGTTCTTGTAGATCAGGTCCGGCTGGTCGATCCGGGCCATCGGCCGGTTGGTGGGAATGGGCACCACTCCGAGCTTGTACGTGCTCATGAACTCGGCCGCTTCAGTCTCAGCCGTTCCGGTCATGCCGGCGAGCTTTTCGTAGAGCCGGAAGTAGTTCTGCAGCGTCACCGTGGCCAGCGTCTGGTTCTCGGCCTTAATGGTCACGCCCTCTTTGGCCTCAATGGCCTGGTGCATGCCCTCGTTGTAGCGGCGTCCGGCGAGGATGCGTCCGGTGTGTTCGTCAACGATCATGACTTCGCCGTTGAGGACCACATAGTCCTTGTCCCGCTTAAACAGTTCCTTTGCCTTGATGGCGTTGTTCAGGAAACCGATGAGGGGCGTATTCGCCGACTCGTACAGGTTGGAAATGCCCAGGTAGTCCTCGACCTTCTCAATGCCGGATTCCAGCACGCCCACGGTGCGCTTCTTTTCGTCCACCTCGTAGTCGGTGTCCAGGACCAGGCGCTGCACTACCTTCGAGAACTCGGTGTACCAGCGGTTGACGTCGCCGCTTGCGGCTCCGGAGATAATGAGCGGGGTCCGGGCCTCATCGATGAGGATGGAGTCCACTTCATCAACGATGGCGAAGTGGTGGCCGCGCTGGACCAGTTCGGCGGCGCTCCAGGCCATGTTGTCGCGCAGGTAGTCGAAGCCGAACTCGTTGTTGGTTCCGTAGGTGATGTCCGCGTTGTACTGCTCTCGGCGGACTGCGGGGTCCTGGTTCGACAGGATGCAGCCACTGGTCATGCCCAGGAAGCGGAAGACGCGGCCCATCAGGTCCGACTGGTACTCGGCCAGGTAGTCGTTGACCGTCACGATGTGCACGCCTCGCCCGGTCAGCGCGTTGAGGTATGCGGGAGCGGTGGCGACGAGGGTCTTGCCCTCACCGGTCTTCATCTCGGCGATGTTGCCCAGGTGCAGGGCCGCGCCGCCCATCATCTGGACGTCGAAGTGGCGCATGCCCAGCGTGCGGCCGGCAGCTTCACGGACTGCGGCGAAGGCCTCCGGGAGCAGATCGTCCAGGCTCTCGCCGTCGGCGTAGCGTTCCTTGAAGCGGTCGGTCTCGCCCCGAAGTTCGGCGTCGCTCATGCCCCTGTACTCGTCCTCGAGCACGTTGATCGCATCGGCGTAGTTGCGCAGCGTCTTCAGCGTCTTCTTATCGCCTGTACGAAGAACCCGTTCGAGTAGTGATGCCACTGATTTGCTCCCAATCTAGTGTTGCCTAATTCTGGCGTCCCCAGTCTACGTGAGAGACGTTTGGTGGTGTGCAGGGGTTCCCGCAGCGGATCTATTCCCGGCATACTGCCAGTTTTAATGCCTCCGCCAAATCACCTGATGGTTTTACAATAACGTCGTCGAGCCCCAGCCAATCTGCCATCATACGTAGTTCCGCGGCAAGCTCAACGGCTGTGCGGGCCGGAGCGCCGTCCTCGCGGTGGGCGGCCTGGACCAATAGGGCCTTGTTTGACCGGTCAGCTTTGAGATCCACCCGTGCCGCAAATTCCTCCCCCAGCAGGAACGGCAGAACGTAGTAGCCGTACCGGCGCGCCGCGGGCGGAGTGTAAATTTCGAGGCGGTACCGGAAACCGAAAAGCGCTTCCAGCCGTTTCCGTTCGAACACCATGGAGTCGAAGGGGCTGAGGAGGGCACGGGCCGAGGAGCGGCGCGGGATAACCGTTTCCGCGTGCAGGTAGGCAGGCGAACGCCAGCCAGCGACCCGCACCCGGCGCAGTTTCCCCGTGCGGACCAGTACGGCCGCCGCCGACGCGGTCTCCCGCTGGGGCAGCCGAAAGTAATCTGCCAGGCAGCGGACGGTGGCCACCCCGTGTGCGCGTGCGGCCAGTTCCGTCAGACGCAGTACTGCTTCCTGCGGATCGGACGGCTCCAAAGCGGCAGGGCCCGCAGGGTGCACGGCAGCCGTGGGAGCGTAAAGACGCTCAAACTGCGGAGTCCGTCCGGCCGAGCTGAGCAGGCCTGA
This genomic interval from Arthrobacter sp. zg-Y820 contains the following:
- a CDS encoding chromosome partitioning protein, with amino-acid sequence MNIPVVTVGNGVTNLVGDLERLHGPVTVVRRCAELSELIAACQSGIARAAIVADDAGEVTAALAERLAATGVALLVLADEEGSQQRLDALSIAHAPRGSAAELLSDLVSDAVGRMDGRSASTLLADPSAALRTWSLDAAGAPDRGAGRGDSAAGRTNARTDGGEDGDRGQESGDDIRAAGTVVAVWGPTGAPGRTTVAVNFAAEAAADGKTVLLVDADTYGSSVAASLGLLDESAGVAQACRLADQGLLDPQSLLRSTLSVSLKGQRLLVLTGITRSDRWIELRPTALGLVLEQARKVADLIVIDCGFSLEADEELSFDTLAPRRNGATLRALELADTVYAVGAADSVGVPRLVRALAELEAAVPGSAPKVVLNKVRSAAVGRSPERQLSDAWERFGPGIPVTAFLPADFSTVDAALLAGSALLETAPSSPLRHAIAALANVRVSSRRRSKRVMSAAK
- a CDS encoding helix-turn-helix domain-containing protein, encoding MGEKRFLTLADVGEVLNISSSQTYALVRSGELPAIQIGGRGQWRVESRVLEEFIADAYRRSAAVQRDDASERAASEQ
- a CDS encoding Rv3235 family protein; its protein translation is MTTVITFPVQEAADELATASGAPRPLTVHRIPVTGYSPAGAPPVKLRPRQPAPQAAKPADSSPATQDQAHWHSTPEDDARVNAIARSVTQAALEVLGGTRPLQQMARWLDPPSFERLQLRANLVRSRELGAAGGTGSRAGTGAAARQGTRTMPVRLHRQVVIRCCRICPVSEGIYEASVVAAEQSRVRAAALRIELRRGLWKVTALEIG
- the secA gene encoding preprotein translocase subunit SecA codes for the protein MASLLERVLRTGDKKTLKTLRNYADAINVLEDEYRGMSDAELRGETDRFKERYADGESLDDLLPEAFAAVREAAGRTLGMRHFDVQMMGGAALHLGNIAEMKTGEGKTLVATAPAYLNALTGRGVHIVTVNDYLAEYQSDLMGRVFRFLGMTSGCILSNQDPAVRREQYNADITYGTNNEFGFDYLRDNMAWSAAELVQRGHHFAIVDEVDSILIDEARTPLIISGAASGDVNRWYTEFSKVVQRLVLDTDYEVDEKKRTVGVLESGIEKVEDYLGISNLYESANTPLIGFLNNAIKAKELFKRDKDYVVLNGEVMIVDEHTGRILAGRRYNEGMHQAIEAKEGVTIKAENQTLATVTLQNYFRLYEKLAGMTGTAETEAAEFMSTYKLGVVPIPTNRPMARIDQPDLIYKNEIAKFDAVVQDIAERHAAGQPILVGTTSVEKSEYLSKQLAKAGIRHEVLNAKNHAREAAIVAQAGRKGAVTVATNMAGRGTDIMLGGNAEFNAISELERRGLDPSENPDEYEAAWPDALEKARKAVAAEQQEVIDLGGLYVLGTERHESRRIDNQLRGRSGRQGDPGESRFYLSLTDDLMRLFNSGAAERIMNSSSMPDDVALESKLVSKAIQNAQGQVEGRNAEQRKNVLKYDDVLNRQREAIYGDRRRILEGDDLQEKIGFFLEDVVTSIVNEATAEGHGDDWDYEQLWTNLKTLYPVGLTIDEVVDEAGGRAKVTREFLQEEILSDAKLAYQAREAALGAPAMRELERRVVLSVIGRKWQEHLYEMDYLKEGIGLRAMAQRDPLVEYQREGFVMFQTMTEAIREESIGYLFNAEVKVNPPAADVPPALAGLKDGRSVVGQPTITAAGLEAPQRPASLQFSAPNTEGGVETRVERAASAKPAKAGGKTGAAKTAGSAPAADAQGRKTPNAAPKKSKRRK
- a CDS encoding crosslink repair DNA glycosylase YcaQ family protein, whose translation is MEPTLTARQARLTALGAQGLVKGRPATVTSRSVGRVLKQLHLLQIDSVNVLSRSHYLPLFSRLGPYDTAVPDRLASKAPRQMVEYWAHEASYVRPELFPDLRTVQRRVWMTAHSLPTEVKNRLSEQILGLLAGGPPLTAREIADRLGGGEVRTKGNWGWNWNASKRVLEDLFASGLLSSAGRTPQFERLYAPTAAVHPAGPAALEPSDPQEAVLRLTELAARAHGVATVRCLADYFRLPQRETASAAAVLVRTGKLRRVRVAGWRSPAYLHAETVIPRRSSARALLSPFDSMVFERKRLEALFGFRYRLEIYTPPAARRYGYYVLPFLLGEEFAARVDLKADRSNKALLVQAAHREDGAPARTAVELAAELRMMADWLGLDDVIVKPSGDLAEALKLAVCRE